The Verrucomicrobiota bacterium genome has a segment encoding these proteins:
- a CDS encoding Glu/Leu/Phe/Val dehydrogenase, producing the protein MEIYDHPTFNMACRQFDLVADRLAIPDSERGRLKFPKRSMTVALPIHRDDGSTQMFTGYRVQHHLTLGPTKGGLRYHPDVRLGEVAALAMWMSWKCALTGLPYGGAKGGIACDPRRMSVTELERLTRRYTQEMIPFIGPQVDVMAPDLGTNEQTMAWMMDTYSVHMGFSAPSIVTGKPVGIGGSVGRREATGRGVGYLVNRAMDTIGLDANKATAVVQGFGNVGSIAAFSMAKHGVKIIAVSDAMGSVFNARGLDLWKLEKFANQNRTVAGFSEGEPITNEQLLVTPCDILVPAALERQITEVNAPKIQCRILAEAANGPTTPKADEIFDQRPEIFVIPDILCNAGGVIVSYFEWVQDLQSFFWGETEVVDKLFRILEGAFTQTLTLSRKQRISMRLAALSLGVSRVREAKQIRGLFP; encoded by the coding sequence ATGGAAATCTACGACCATCCCACGTTTAACATGGCGTGTCGCCAGTTTGACCTGGTGGCCGACCGTCTGGCGATTCCCGATTCCGAGCGCGGCCGTCTCAAATTCCCCAAGCGCTCCATGACCGTCGCGCTGCCGATTCATCGCGACGACGGCTCGACGCAAATGTTCACCGGTTACCGCGTGCAGCATCACCTGACGCTTGGCCCGACCAAAGGCGGATTGCGCTACCATCCCGACGTGAGACTCGGCGAAGTGGCGGCGCTGGCAATGTGGATGAGCTGGAAATGCGCGCTCACCGGTTTGCCCTACGGCGGCGCCAAGGGCGGCATCGCGTGCGACCCGCGCAGGATGTCGGTGACGGAACTGGAACGGCTGACGCGGCGTTACACGCAGGAAATGATTCCCTTCATTGGCCCGCAAGTGGACGTGATGGCTCCCGACCTCGGCACCAACGAACAGACGATGGCCTGGATGATGGACACGTATTCCGTCCACATGGGTTTTAGCGCACCCAGCATCGTGACCGGCAAACCGGTTGGCATTGGTGGGTCGGTGGGTCGGCGCGAAGCAACCGGGCGCGGTGTCGGTTACCTCGTCAACCGCGCGATGGACACGATTGGCCTTGATGCCAACAAAGCGACCGCGGTGGTGCAAGGTTTCGGCAACGTCGGATCCATCGCGGCGTTCTCGATGGCCAAGCACGGCGTGAAAATCATCGCGGTAAGCGACGCGATGGGCAGCGTTTTCAACGCGCGCGGTTTGGACCTTTGGAAGTTGGAAAAGTTTGCCAATCAAAACCGCACCGTCGCCGGTTTTTCTGAAGGCGAACCGATTACCAACGAACAACTGCTTGTCACGCCTTGCGACATTCTCGTGCCAGCGGCGTTGGAACGGCAGATCACGGAAGTCAATGCGCCCAAAATCCAATGCCGCATCCTAGCCGAAGCCGCCAATGGCCCAACCACGCCAAAAGCCGACGAAATCTTCGATCAGCGCCCGGAGATTTTTGTAATCCCCGACATCCTCTGCAACGCCGGCGGGGTGATAGTTTCCTATTTTGAGTGGGTGCAGGATTTACAAAGTTTCTTTTGGGGCGAGACCGAAGTGGTGGACAAATTGTTCCGCATTCTGGAAGGCGCGTTCACGCAAACACTGACCCTGAGCCGCAAACAGAGAATCTCCATGCGTCTGGCCGCGCTGAGCCTGGGCGTGAGCCGGGTGCGGGAAGCGAAACAGATAAGGGGGTTATTTCCATAG
- the rplM gene encoding 50S ribosomal protein L13, protein MKTYLPKVNLDQRKWHVVDANGAILGRLAVQVADILRGKNKPIFAPHLDAGDFVVVINAEKIALTGKKETDKTFMTYSGWKGGEKYTSVAQIRTRHPEKLITHAVKGMIPKNRLGRQLLTKLKVYKGDQHPHSAQQPATLTAAR, encoded by the coding sequence ATGAAAACATATTTGCCGAAAGTAAATCTGGACCAGCGCAAATGGCACGTCGTGGATGCCAACGGCGCCATTCTGGGCCGCTTGGCTGTGCAGGTTGCCGACATCTTGCGCGGGAAAAACAAACCCATTTTTGCCCCGCATTTGGACGCTGGCGATTTTGTCGTCGTCATCAACGCCGAGAAGATTGCTCTCACCGGCAAAAAGGAAACCGACAAGACATTCATGACCTACTCCGGCTGGAAAGGCGGCGAGAAGTACACCTCCGTCGCTCAAATCCGCACCCGGCATCCGGAAAAGTTGATCACGCACGCCGTCAAGGGCATGATCCCCAAAAACCGGCTGGGACGGCAACTGCTGACCAAATTAAAAGTTTACAAGGGCGACCAGCATCCGCACAGCGCGCAACAACCAGCGACGCTGACCGCCGCCAGGTGA
- the rpsI gene encoding 30S ribosomal protein S9 translates to MAEIKIQEFLGTGRRKTSVARVRLAAGSGKIVVNGRTFETYFPTDYLRTQITRPLFLTGTTEKFDVRVNVQGGGPSGQAGAVRHGIARALIAADANLRATLKPEGLLTRDPRMKERKKYGQPGARKRFQYSKR, encoded by the coding sequence ATGGCAGAAATCAAGATTCAGGAATTCCTCGGCACCGGTCGCCGCAAAACGTCCGTAGCCCGCGTGCGACTGGCCGCCGGCTCCGGCAAGATTGTCGTCAACGGTCGCACGTTTGAAACCTATTTCCCGACCGACTATCTGCGCACGCAGATCACCCGCCCGCTGTTCCTGACCGGGACGACGGAAAAATTCGACGTGCGCGTCAACGTGCAAGGCGGCGGGCCATCCGGGCAGGCCGGCGCGGTACGGCACGGAATCGCGCGCGCTTTGATCGCGGCTGATGCGAACCTCCGGGCAACGCTCAAACCCGAAGGTTTGTTGACCCGTGATCCGCGCATGAAAGAGCGCAAGAAATACGGTCAACCCGGGGCACGCAAACGCTTCCAATACTCGAAGCGTTAA